From the Lepidochelys kempii isolate rLepKem1 chromosome 2, rLepKem1.hap2, whole genome shotgun sequence genome, one window contains:
- the BAG1 gene encoding BAG family molecular chaperone regulator 1 isoform X2, producing MASPGSPVTVTVTYSNEKHTVQISSHQEDSEPTLQDMALLIEQVTGVPVLFQKLICKGKSLKEMEQPLSALGVKNGCKVMLIGKRNSPEEEVELKKLKDLEKSVDQIANKLEEVNKEFTGIQKGFLAKDLQAEALNHLDKRIKGTAEQFMKILEQIDAIFFFLYVFSDLFILVSMATPISKW from the exons ATGGCGTCGCCCGGGAGCCCGGTGACCGTGACCGTCACCTACA GTAATGAAAAACATACTGTTCAGATTTCTTCTCATCAGGAAGACAGTGAACCAACACTTCAAGACATGGCTCTGCTTATTGAACAAGTCACTGGGGTTCCAGTTCTTTTTCAGAAACTGATATGCAAAG GAAAGTCCCTGAAGGAAATGGAACAGCCATTATCAGCACTTGGAGTTAAAAATGGTTGTAAAGTTATGCTGATTGGGAAAAGG AATAGTCCAGAGGAAGAGgtggaattaaaaaaattaaaagatttgGAGAAGTCAGTGGACCAAATTGCTAACAAATTGGAGGAAGTTAATAAAGAGTTCACAGGCATCCAAAAG GGCTTTCTAGCAAAAGATCTTCAAGCTGAAGCTCTTAACCACCTGGACAAGAGGATAAAAGGAACTGCTGAGCAGTTCATGAAGATCCTGGAACAGATAGATGCCATT TTCTTTTTCCTGTATGTCTTCAGTGACCTCTTCATTTTGGTGTCCATGGCAACTCCGATTTCTAAATGGTGA
- the CHMP5 gene encoding charged multivesicular body protein 5, translated as MNRFFGKSKPKVPPPNLTDCIGTVDSRAESIDKKISRLDAELVKYKDQMKKMREGPAKNMVKQKALRVLKQKRMYEQQRDNLSQQSFNMEQANYTIQSLKDTKTTVDAMKLGVKEMKKAYKQVKIDHIEDIQDQLEDMMEEASEIQDALGRSYGTPEIDEDDLEAELDALGDELLVDEDSSYLDEAASAPAIPEGTPTDAKNKDGVLVDEFGLPQIPAT; from the exons ATGAATCGATTCTTCGGGAAATCGAAGCCTAAAGTGCCGCCGCCGAACCTGACCGACTGCATCGGGACG GTGGATAGCAGAGCTGAGTCAATTGACAAGAAAATTAGTAGGCTTGATGCAGAACTGGTGAAGTATAAAGATCAGATGAAGAAAATGAGGGAGGGGCCTGCAAAG AATATGGTAAAACAGAAGGCTTTGAGAGTATTAAAGCAGAAGCGAAT GTATGAACAACAGCGGGATAATCTGTCACAACAGTCTTTTAATATGGAACAAGCCAATTATACCATCCAATCACTTAAGGACACAAAGACAACG GTTGATGCTATGAAACTGGGGGTGAAAGAAATGAAGAAGGCTTATAAGCAAGTCAAAATTGATCACATTGAG GACATACAAGACCAATTGGAGGATATGATGGAAGAAGCCAGTGAAATCCAGGATGCACTGGGTCGTAGTTATGGAACACCAGAGATTGACGAAGATGATTTGGAAGCAG AACTGGATGCCTTAGGTGATGAGCTTTTAGTTGATGAGGACAGTTCCTATTTAGATGAAGCTGCATCTGCTCCAGCAATTCCAGAAGGCACCCCTACTGATGCAAAAAACAAG GATGGTGTATTGGTGGATGAATTTGGACTGCCACAGATCCCTGCTACATAA